The following proteins are encoded in a genomic region of Streptomyces lunaelactis:
- a CDS encoding MBL fold metallo-hydrolase — protein MRLTKKTHACIRLEKDGRTLVIDPGTFSEEDAAVGADVILVTHEHLDHFNEDRLRAAMEANPGAGIWTLRSVAEKISAAFPGRVHTVGHGDTFTAAGFDVQVHGELHAVIHPDIPRITNVGYLVDGSLFHPGDALTVPDHPVETLMLPVHAPWSKISEVIDYVREVKPQRAIDVHDALLTDLARPIYDTQIGALGGADHNRLTPGESTDL, from the coding sequence ATGAGGCTCACGAAGAAGACGCATGCCTGCATCCGGCTGGAGAAGGACGGGCGGACGCTCGTCATCGATCCCGGCACCTTCAGTGAGGAGGATGCCGCTGTCGGAGCGGACGTCATCCTCGTCACCCACGAGCATCTCGACCACTTCAACGAGGACCGGCTGCGGGCCGCCATGGAGGCTAACCCGGGCGCCGGGATCTGGACCCTGCGGAGCGTCGCCGAGAAGATCTCGGCGGCCTTCCCGGGCCGCGTCCACACCGTCGGCCACGGCGACACCTTCACCGCGGCCGGCTTCGACGTACAGGTCCACGGCGAGCTGCACGCCGTGATCCACCCGGACATCCCCCGGATCACCAACGTCGGCTATCTGGTGGACGGTTCGCTCTTCCACCCCGGCGACGCCCTCACCGTCCCCGACCATCCGGTCGAGACGCTGATGCTCCCGGTGCACGCCCCGTGGAGCAAGATCTCCGAGGTCATCGACTACGTACGCGAGGTGAAGCCGCAGCGCGCCATCGACGTCCACGACGCCCTGCTCACGGATCTCGCGAGGCCCATCTACGACACGCAGATCGGCGCGCTCGGCGGGGCCGACCACAACCGGCTGACCCCGGGCGAGAGCACCGACCTGTGA
- the pcaDC gene encoding bifunctional 3-oxoadipate enol-lactonase/4-carboxymuconolactone decarboxylase PcaDC, whose amino-acid sequence MSETTTKTLQYRLDGPEDAPVLILGPSLGTTWHMWDRQIAELSRQWRVFRFDLPGHGGAPAHPAAAVGELADRLLMTLDELGIHRFGYAGCSIGGAVGIELALRQPQRVASLALVAASPRFGTADEFRQRGVIVRTNGLDPVARTAPERWFTHGFAAAQPAIVEWAVQMVRTTDPGCYIAACEALAAFDVRAELGLVGVPTLVLVGSEDQVTGPAEARTLVAGIPDARLALVPGASHLAPVEQPAAVTDLLVRHFSLAWQTASDSTTGLSAIPAPPAVPAISAPVTPVAELTSASPEQPRAVHTGRPDPYEAGMKVRREVLGDAHVDRATDAADDFTGDFQELITRYAWGEVWTREGLDRRTRSVVTLTALVAGGHLDELAFHTRAALRNGLTPAEIKEVLIHAAVYCGVPAANSAFRVAHAVIQEETTPRT is encoded by the coding sequence GTGAGTGAGACGACGACTAAGACCCTGCAATACCGCCTTGACGGGCCAGAAGACGCACCGGTCCTGATCTTGGGACCCTCGCTTGGTACCACATGGCACATGTGGGACCGGCAGATAGCCGAGCTGTCCCGCCAGTGGCGGGTGTTCCGGTTCGATCTGCCGGGCCACGGCGGCGCGCCCGCCCACCCGGCAGCGGCCGTCGGCGAGCTCGCCGACCGGCTGCTGATGACGCTCGACGAGCTGGGCATCCACCGCTTCGGGTACGCGGGCTGCTCGATCGGCGGCGCTGTCGGCATCGAGCTGGCGCTGCGGCAGCCGCAGCGTGTCGCCTCCCTGGCGCTGGTCGCGGCCTCGCCCCGGTTCGGGACCGCGGACGAGTTCCGCCAGCGCGGCGTGATCGTCCGCACCAACGGGCTGGACCCGGTGGCCCGTACCGCCCCCGAACGCTGGTTCACGCACGGCTTCGCCGCCGCCCAGCCCGCGATCGTCGAGTGGGCCGTCCAGATGGTCCGCACCACCGACCCCGGCTGTTACATCGCCGCCTGCGAGGCGCTCGCGGCCTTCGACGTCCGCGCCGAACTCGGCCTCGTGGGCGTCCCCACGCTGGTCCTGGTCGGCTCCGAGGACCAGGTCACCGGGCCCGCCGAGGCCCGCACCCTGGTCGCCGGGATACCCGACGCCCGGCTCGCGCTGGTGCCGGGCGCCTCGCACCTCGCGCCCGTCGAGCAGCCCGCCGCCGTCACCGACCTGCTCGTACGCCACTTCTCCCTGGCCTGGCAAACCGCATCTGATTCGACCACGGGTCTTTCGGCCATTCCCGCGCCCCCGGCCGTGCCCGCGATCTCCGCCCCGGTGACACCCGTCGCCGAGCTCACCTCCGCCTCGCCCGAGCAGCCGCGAGCCGTGCACACCGGGCGCCCCGATCCGTACGAAGCGGGGATGAAGGTACGCCGCGAGGTACTCGGCGACGCGCATGTGGACCGGGCGACGGACGCCGCCGACGACTTCACCGGCGACTTCCAGGAGCTGATCACCCGCTACGCCTGGGGCGAGGTCTGGACCCGCGAGGGCCTGGACAGACGCACCCGCAGCGTGGTGACGCTGACCGCGCTGGTCGCGGGCGGACACCTGGACGAGCTGGCCTTCCACACCCGCGCCGCCCTGCGCAACGGACTGACCCCCGCCGAGATCAAGGAAGTCCTGATCCACGCGGCCGTCTACTGCGGCGTCCCGGCGGCGAATTCCGCCTTCAGGGTGGCCCACGCCGTCATTCAGGAGGAGACCACCCCCAGGACGTAA
- a CDS encoding amino acid ABC transporter ATP-binding protein gives MVVDPLIELRDVNKHFGQLHVLQDINLTVGRGEVVVVIGPSGSGKSTLCRAINRLETIESGQITIDGRPLPEEGKLLAKLRADVGMVFQSFNLFAHKTVLANVSLAQIKVRGRKKEEAERRSRELLDRVGLADQADKFPAQLSGGQQQRVAIARALAMNPKALLFDEPTSALDPEMINEVLEVMQQLARDGMTMVVVTHEMGFARSAANRVVFMSDGRIIEDRTPEDFFTNPESDRAKDFLSKILKH, from the coding sequence ATGGTCGTCGATCCATTGATCGAGCTGCGTGACGTCAATAAGCACTTCGGACAGTTGCACGTCCTTCAGGACATCAACCTCACCGTGGGGCGCGGCGAGGTGGTGGTGGTCATCGGCCCCTCCGGCTCCGGAAAATCGACGCTGTGCCGGGCGATCAACAGACTCGAGACGATCGAATCCGGCCAGATCACCATCGACGGACGGCCCCTGCCCGAGGAGGGCAAGCTGCTCGCCAAACTCCGCGCCGACGTCGGCATGGTGTTCCAGTCCTTCAACCTCTTCGCCCACAAGACCGTGCTGGCCAATGTCTCGCTCGCGCAGATCAAGGTCCGCGGGCGCAAGAAGGAAGAGGCGGAGAGGCGCTCGCGCGAACTTCTGGACCGCGTCGGCCTCGCCGACCAGGCCGACAAGTTCCCGGCGCAGCTCTCCGGCGGTCAGCAGCAGCGCGTGGCCATCGCGCGCGCGCTCGCGATGAACCCCAAGGCCCTGCTCTTCGACGAGCCGACCTCGGCTCTCGACCCGGAGATGATCAACGAAGTCCTCGAGGTGATGCAGCAGCTCGCCCGGGACGGAATGACCATGGTGGTCGTCACCCATGAGATGGGCTTCGCCCGCTCCGCCGCCAACCGCGTCGTCTTCATGTCGGACGGCCGCATCATCGAGGACCGCACGCCGGAGGACTTCTTCACCAACCCGGAGAGTGACCGCGCCAAGGACTTCCTCTCCAAGATCCTCAAGCACTGA
- a CDS encoding IPT/TIG domain-containing protein yields MPISPNQGSTGGGTTVTITGTNLGSATAVKFGSKPATITSNTPTSVTVTSPSGSGTAPVTVTTAAGASNPLNFYYIGAPFKASLSAASGPSAGGNTVTISGIGLATASSVAFGGNNATPTVTSDSLLNVTVPAGTSGSVGVSVTTTGGTNNGFSYTYVDVPTIIELAPTSGSTSGGTAVTITGTELATTESVTFDGVTAPFAVVNSTTLSVVTPPGTAGAVDVVVNTTGGSATASGGFTYVASPGI; encoded by the coding sequence ATGCCCATCTCCCCGAACCAGGGATCCACTGGCGGCGGCACCACCGTCACCATCACCGGTACCAACCTCGGCAGCGCCACTGCCGTGAAGTTCGGTAGCAAGCCGGCCACAATCACCTCCAATACCCCGACTTCCGTGACCGTCACCTCCCCGTCGGGCAGCGGTACGGCCCCAGTCACGGTGACCACGGCCGCAGGCGCAAGCAACCCCCTGAACTTCTATTACATCGGCGCACCGTTCAAGGCCTCGCTGAGTGCTGCTTCGGGACCCTCCGCCGGCGGTAACACCGTCACCATCAGCGGCATCGGTCTCGCAACCGCCTCTTCTGTCGCCTTCGGGGGCAACAACGCAACCCCGACCGTCACCTCCGACAGCCTGCTGAACGTCACCGTTCCTGCCGGCACCAGTGGCTCAGTCGGCGTGAGCGTCACCACCACGGGTGGTACGAACAACGGCTTCTCCTACACCTACGTGGATGTGCCCACGATCATCGAGCTGGCACCGACGTCAGGGTCGACTTCCGGCGGCACCGCGGTCACGATCACCGGAACCGAGCTCGCCACCACCGAGTCGGTCACCTTCGACGGCGTAACCGCGCCTTTCGCGGTGGTCAACAGCACCACGCTGTCAGTGGTCACACCGCCGGGCACGGCGGGCGCGGTCGACGTCGTCGTCAACACGACCGGCGGAAGCGCCACCGCATCGGGCGGTTTCACCTACGTGGCGAGCCCCGGCATCTGA
- a CDS encoding IPT/TIG domain-containing protein yields the protein MTTPALTGLSPNQGPTAGGTTVTLTGTNLGDVTTVRFGTTAAAFTIVSATQIAATAPPGSVGPVQVTATSPGGTSGGLAFYYVALPVLTGVSPGQGPTAGGTAVTLTGSNFSQVTTVRFGTTTAAFSVLSATQINSIAPSAPAGSPGPAQVTVTSPGGTSGGLAYYYVALPVLTGVSPGQGPIAGGAAVTLTGANLLNATSVRFGTTAAAYSVVSATQITATAPLGSTGFAQVTVITPGGTSGGVGYQYVALPVLTGVSPGEGPTAGGTTVTLTGTNLGDVSAVRFGTTAAAFSVVSATQITATAPTGSAGAVQVTVISAGGTSAGLTYTRIQLPSI from the coding sequence ATGACGACACCTGCCCTGACAGGCCTGTCTCCCAATCAAGGACCGACCGCGGGCGGCACCACGGTGACACTCACCGGAACCAACCTCGGCGACGTGACAACAGTCCGCTTCGGCACCACAGCAGCTGCGTTCACGATCGTGTCCGCCACACAGATCGCCGCCACCGCCCCTCCCGGATCCGTGGGGCCTGTTCAGGTCACCGCCACCAGCCCCGGCGGCACCAGTGGAGGGCTGGCCTTCTACTACGTCGCCCTGCCGGTCCTGACGGGCGTGTCTCCCGGTCAAGGACCGACCGCGGGCGGCACCGCGGTGACACTCACCGGAAGCAACTTCAGCCAAGTGACGACAGTCCGCTTCGGCACCACAACAGCCGCGTTCTCGGTCCTGTCCGCCACACAGATCAACTCCATCGCCCCCTCGGCCCCTGCCGGATCCCCGGGACCTGCCCAGGTGACCGTCACCAGTCCCGGCGGCACCAGCGGCGGGCTGGCCTACTACTACGTCGCTCTGCCGGTCCTGACGGGCGTGTCTCCCGGTCAAGGACCCATTGCGGGCGGCGCCGCGGTGACACTCACCGGAGCCAACCTGCTCAATGCCACGAGTGTCCGCTTCGGCACCACAGCAGCTGCGTACTCGGTCGTGTCCGCCACACAGATCACCGCCACCGCCCCTCTCGGATCCACGGGGTTCGCCCAGGTCACCGTCATCACACCCGGCGGCACCAGCGGAGGGGTGGGCTACCAATATGTCGCTCTGCCGGTCCTGACGGGCGTGTCTCCCGGTGAAGGACCGACCGCGGGCGGCACCACGGTGACACTCACCGGAACCAACCTCGGCGACGTGTCAGCAGTCCGCTTCGGCACGACAGCGGCTGCGTTCTCGGTCGTGTCCGCCACACAGATCACCGCCACCGCCCCCACCGGATCCGCGGGAGCCGTCCAGGTCACCGTCATCAGCGCCGGCGGCACCAGCGCGGGACTTACCTACACCCGGATCCAACTCCCCAGTATCTGA
- a CDS encoding DUF6278 family protein codes for MNIPFLDNWLKRHGGEHEENALTAGSENDPERAAAVAELLSECELLRVRAGQAGLELDDSPASLGALDQLPPRWRDDPEELPWLGNDAGLYLGTVIVRTVPGATWHIWPGGHPVVRLVSGREIGVVEAGLDWAGTGAPQLSQVYAEAAEA; via the coding sequence ATGAACATCCCTTTCTTGGACAACTGGCTCAAGCGGCACGGCGGTGAGCACGAGGAGAACGCGCTCACCGCGGGAAGCGAGAACGACCCGGAGAGAGCGGCAGCCGTCGCCGAGTTGCTCTCCGAGTGCGAGCTGCTGCGTGTCCGGGCAGGGCAGGCCGGGCTCGAACTGGACGACTCCCCGGCCTCGTTGGGCGCGCTCGACCAGCTGCCCCCGCGCTGGCGCGACGACCCGGAGGAGCTGCCCTGGCTGGGCAACGACGCGGGTCTCTACCTCGGCACCGTGATCGTCCGTACGGTCCCGGGCGCGACCTGGCACATCTGGCCCGGCGGCCATCCGGTCGTCCGGCTCGTCTCGGGCCGGGAGATCGGCGTGGTGGAGGCGGGACTCGACTGGGCGGGCACCGGCGCGCCCCAGCTCTCCCAGGTCTACGCGGAAGCGGCCGAAGCCTGA
- a CDS encoding exodeoxyribonuclease III, with protein MRIATWNVNSITARLPRLLAWLESSGTDVLCIQETKTTEQQFPSDELRDLGYESAVHATGRWNGVALVSRVGLDDVVKGLPGGPEYEGVQEPRAISATCGPVRVMSVYVPNGREPGHAHYAYKLQWFDALKAAVASDAGAARPFAVLGDFNVAPTDDDVWDREFFEGQTHVTPAERAALEALRQAGLSDVVPRPLKYDHPFTYWDYRQLGFPKNRGMRIDLVYGNEAFAKAVKDSYVDREERKGKGASDHAPVVVDLDI; from the coding sequence ATGCGCATCGCCACGTGGAACGTCAACTCGATCACCGCCCGGCTGCCCCGCCTGCTGGCCTGGCTGGAGAGCAGCGGCACGGACGTGCTGTGCATCCAGGAGACCAAGACCACCGAGCAGCAGTTCCCCTCCGACGAGCTGCGCGATCTCGGCTACGAGTCCGCGGTCCACGCGACCGGCAGGTGGAACGGCGTGGCCCTGGTCTCCCGGGTCGGCCTCGACGACGTCGTCAAGGGCCTTCCCGGCGGCCCGGAGTACGAGGGCGTGCAGGAGCCGCGGGCGATCTCCGCGACCTGCGGCCCGGTCCGCGTCATGTCGGTGTACGTGCCGAACGGCCGTGAGCCCGGCCACGCGCACTACGCGTACAAGCTGCAGTGGTTCGATGCCCTGAAGGCGGCCGTCGCCTCCGACGCGGGGGCCGCTCGCCCCTTCGCGGTCCTCGGTGACTTCAATGTCGCCCCCACCGACGACGACGTCTGGGACCGGGAGTTCTTCGAGGGACAGACGCATGTCACCCCGGCCGAGCGGGCGGCGCTGGAGGCGCTGCGCCAGGCCGGGCTCTCGGACGTGGTACCCCGGCCCCTCAAGTACGACCACCCCTTCACCTACTGGGACTACCGCCAGCTGGGCTTCCCCAAGAACCGCGGCATGCGCATCGACCTGGTCTACGGCAACGAGGCCTTCGCCAAGGCGGTCAAGGACAGCTATGTCGACCGGGAGGAGCGCAAGGGCAAGGGCGCTTCGGACCACGCGCCTGTTGTTGTCGATCTCGACATCTGA